From one Rhodoferax sp. PAMC 29310 genomic stretch:
- a CDS encoding YbfB/YjiJ family MFS transporter: MTTLTPTSHTPLSQLFWLALALSMGAALSLGITRFSYGLLLPPMRDDLNWSYTLAGGMNTVNALGYLLGALVTPRLLQRYGASRVLMLGSVLASVFMGLSGFFTDSTPLLVQRLLAGVASALVFIAGGLLAARLGALQPARGGWLIGLYYGGTGFGIVLSALLVPAVLEAAVAWPHGWAWAWWLLAGTCLVATAILRWPARVLRQLAPPAAVGSAPPASFNWRPFSFALSGYAMFGVGYIGYMTFVIALLREQGASGPDITVFYTLLGTAVVASARIWAGLLDRYKGGRVLALLNGLLGLATLLPALTSAWPVVLASGILFGAVFLAVVASTTALVRHNLPQAAWGAGISAFTIVFAFGQIVGPTLVGYIADGQGGLARGLIYSAAALWVGAALASRQRALT, translated from the coding sequence CGGCTCTGTCTTTGGGCATCACCCGGTTTTCCTATGGTTTGTTGTTGCCGCCCATGCGGGACGATTTGAATTGGTCCTACACCCTGGCGGGGGGCATGAACACCGTCAATGCGCTGGGTTATTTGCTGGGTGCGCTGGTCACGCCCCGTCTATTGCAACGTTATGGTGCGTCGCGTGTACTGATGCTGGGTTCGGTGTTGGCCAGCGTGTTCATGGGCTTGAGTGGGTTTTTCACTGACAGCACCCCATTGCTCGTGCAACGGTTGCTGGCCGGCGTGGCCAGCGCGTTGGTTTTTATTGCGGGCGGTTTGTTGGCGGCGCGCTTGGGCGCCTTGCAACCGGCTCGTGGTGGCTGGCTGATTGGCTTGTACTACGGCGGCACGGGGTTTGGCATTGTGTTGTCGGCCCTGTTGGTGCCTGCCGTGCTGGAAGCGGCAGTGGCGTGGCCCCATGGCTGGGCCTGGGCGTGGTGGCTGTTGGCCGGAACTTGCCTGGTGGCCACAGCCATCTTACGTTGGCCCGCGCGCGTTTTGCGGCAGTTGGCACCGCCAGCCGCCGTGGGCAGTGCACCCCCTGCATCATTCAACTGGCGGCCGTTTTCATTTGCGCTGTCGGGTTACGCCATGTTTGGCGTGGGCTACATCGGCTACATGACGTTTGTGATCGCCCTGTTGCGCGAGCAAGGCGCCAGCGGCCCGGACATCACCGTTTTTTACACGCTGCTGGGCACCGCCGTGGTCGCCTCGGCGCGCATTTGGGCAGGGTTGCTGGACCGGTACAAAGGGGGCCGGGTGTTGGCCTTGCTCAATGGATTGTTGGGCCTGGCAACTTTACTGCCTGCGTTGACTTCCGCTTGGCCCGTGGTGCTGGCCTCGGGCATTTTGTTCGGCGCGGTGTTCTTGGCGGTGGTCGCGTCGACCACCGCGCTGGTTCGGCACAATCTGCCGCAGGCAGCCTGGGGTGCGGGCATCAGTGCGTTCACCATTGTGTTTGCGTTTGGCCAGATCGTAGGACCCACGCTGGTGGGTTACATTGCTGACGGACAGGGTGGCTTGGCCCGCGGCCTGATTTATTCTGCCGCCGCGTTGTGGGTGGGCGCTGCACTGGCCTCGCGCCAGCGGGCGCTGACTTAG